From a region of the Azospirillum formosense genome:
- the recN gene encoding DNA repair protein RecN, giving the protein MLASLTIRDVVLIERLGLGFRKGLCVLTGETGAGKSILLDALGLALGARADSGLVRHGADQASVTAEFDLSGDHPALAILREQGLDPEERLVVRRTVSADGRSRAWVNDQAVGVGLLKRLGEELVEVHGQFDTHGLLNPQTHRGVLDAYAGLAAQAAQVAATHRAWRQVEDARANAAAEIARARSEEEYLRHAVAELDALAPKAGEEEELAETRAVLMHREKLVDALNAAYGELSGDRGVERALSSAIRTLSRIADKAAGKLDPVIAALDRAATEAGEAIAGLQAVSSDVDMDPQALEKLEERLFALRAAARKHGVDVDALAPLRKDMADRLLLIEDQGDLLARLAREAEVARDAYRKAAESLSRERQQAAGRLDTAVAAELAPLKLEKAKFRTLVEPLTDESDWTASGMDRVAFQVATNPGSPPGALNKIASGGELARFMLALKVVLAQTSTVGTLVFDEVDTGIGGAVAAAVGERLKTLGQGLQVLVVTHSPQVAARGSIHLKVQKSVKGEQVTTGVVELDGDDRREEIARMLSGATVTAEARAAADSLIAGRG; this is encoded by the coding sequence ATGCTGGCGTCGCTGACGATCCGGGACGTCGTCCTGATCGAACGGCTGGGGCTGGGCTTCCGCAAGGGCCTGTGCGTCCTCACCGGCGAGACCGGTGCGGGCAAGTCGATCCTGCTCGACGCGCTGGGTCTGGCGCTGGGCGCGCGGGCCGATTCGGGCCTCGTCCGCCACGGCGCCGATCAGGCGTCGGTGACCGCGGAGTTCGACCTGTCGGGCGACCACCCGGCGCTCGCCATCCTCAGGGAGCAGGGACTCGACCCCGAGGAGCGGCTGGTCGTCCGCCGCACCGTCAGCGCCGATGGGCGCAGCCGCGCCTGGGTCAACGACCAGGCGGTCGGCGTCGGCCTGCTCAAGCGGCTGGGCGAGGAGCTGGTCGAGGTCCATGGCCAGTTCGACACGCACGGCCTCCTGAATCCGCAGACCCACCGCGGCGTGCTGGACGCCTACGCCGGGCTGGCCGCCCAGGCCGCCCAGGTCGCCGCCACCCACCGCGCCTGGAGACAGGTCGAGGACGCGCGCGCCAACGCCGCCGCCGAGATCGCCCGCGCCCGCTCGGAGGAGGAGTATCTCCGCCATGCCGTGGCCGAGCTGGACGCGCTGGCCCCCAAGGCCGGCGAGGAGGAGGAGCTGGCCGAGACCCGCGCCGTGCTGATGCACCGGGAAAAGCTGGTCGACGCCCTGAACGCCGCCTATGGGGAGCTGTCGGGCGACCGCGGGGTGGAGCGCGCGCTCTCCTCGGCCATCCGCACGCTGAGCCGAATCGCCGACAAGGCCGCCGGCAAGCTCGACCCGGTCATCGCCGCCCTGGACCGCGCCGCGACCGAGGCGGGGGAGGCCATCGCCGGTCTCCAGGCCGTGTCCTCCGACGTGGACATGGACCCGCAGGCCCTGGAGAAGCTGGAGGAGCGGCTGTTCGCCCTGCGCGCCGCCGCCCGCAAGCATGGGGTGGACGTGGACGCGCTGGCCCCCCTGCGCAAGGACATGGCCGACCGGCTGCTGCTGATCGAGGACCAGGGCGATCTGCTGGCCCGCCTCGCCCGCGAGGCCGAGGTCGCCCGCGACGCCTACCGCAAGGCCGCCGAGTCGCTGAGCCGGGAGCGCCAGCAGGCCGCCGGCCGCCTGGATACGGCGGTCGCCGCCGAACTCGCCCCGCTCAAGCTGGAGAAGGCGAAGTTCCGCACGCTGGTCGAGCCGCTGACCGACGAATCGGACTGGACGGCGTCGGGCATGGACCGCGTGGCCTTCCAAGTCGCCACCAACCCCGGCTCCCCCCCCGGCGCGCTGAACAAGATCGCGTCCGGCGGCGAGCTGGCGCGCTTCATGCTGGCGCTGAAGGTGGTGCTGGCCCAGACCTCGACCGTCGGCACGCTGGTCTTCGACGAGGTGGACACCGGCATCGGCGGCGCCGTCGCCGCCGCGGTGGGCGAGCGGCTGAAGACGCTCGGGCAAGGGCTCCAGGTGCTCGTGGTCACCCACAGCCCGCAGGTCGCCGCCCGCGGCTCCATCCACCTGAAGGTCCAGAAGTCGGTGAAGGGCGAGCAGGTGACGACTGGCGTGGTCGAGCTGGACGGCGACGACCGCCGCGAGGAGATCGCCCGCATGCTGTCCGGCGCCACCGTCACCGCCGAGGCCCGCGCCGCCGCTGACAGCCTGATCGCCGGCCGGGGATAA
- a CDS encoding bacteriohemerythrin: protein MDSIQWSRWMSVGIEELDEDHRVLVDIVNKLSADENRASPDIVEAILDELIHYTKDHFAREEAHMAQANYPTFAAHKALHDALTRNVESYRERFHAQRDTITGDAVFEFCADWLGQHILKEDTRFGAYAADR, encoded by the coding sequence ATGGACTCCATTCAATGGTCGCGCTGGATGAGCGTCGGCATCGAAGAACTCGATGAGGATCATCGCGTTCTCGTGGACATCGTCAACAAGCTGAGTGCGGACGAAAACCGCGCCTCTCCTGACATCGTCGAAGCGATCCTCGACGAACTGATCCATTACACCAAGGATCACTTCGCACGCGAAGAAGCGCACATGGCCCAGGCCAACTACCCGACCTTCGCCGCGCACAAGGCCCTGCACGACGCTCTGACGCGCAACGTCGAATCCTACCGCGAGCGCTTCCACGCCCAGCGCGACACCATCACGGGCGACGCGGTGTTCGAGTTCTGCGCCGACTGGCTGGGCCAGCACATCCTGAAGGAAGACACCCGCTTCGGCGCCTATGCCGCGGATCGGTGA
- the lpxC gene encoding UDP-3-O-acyl-N-acetylglucosamine deacetylase: protein MLQRTLAKPVRCSGVGLHTGATVTLTISPAEPNSGIVFRRTDLSGPAVVVPARWDHVVDTKLCTVIGNAHGTTIGTIEHLMSALAGCGVDNAVVALDNIEVPIMDGSAAPFVEAIERVGTVSQNAPRRAIRILKPVTVTEGNKSATFTPDHGTGFSFEIDFASKAIAQQSHELELDAETFRDEISAARTFGFLHEVEGLRKMGLARGGSLDNAVVISGDEVMNEGGLRFDDEFVRHKILDAVGDLYLAGAMFVGHFHGVRSGHALNNQLLRALFADASAWCYETPPSTALPGAVWNATKRLAVVA from the coding sequence ATGCTGCAGCGTACCCTGGCGAAGCCGGTGCGTTGCTCCGGCGTCGGGCTGCATACGGGCGCGACGGTCACCCTGACGATTTCCCCGGCCGAGCCGAACAGCGGCATCGTTTTCCGGCGCACCGACCTCAGCGGCCCCGCCGTGGTAGTCCCGGCGCGCTGGGACCATGTGGTCGACACCAAGCTGTGCACGGTCATCGGCAACGCCCACGGCACCACCATCGGCACCATCGAGCATCTGATGTCGGCGCTGGCCGGCTGCGGCGTGGACAACGCCGTGGTCGCGCTCGACAACATCGAGGTGCCGATCATGGACGGCAGCGCCGCCCCCTTTGTGGAGGCCATCGAGCGCGTCGGCACCGTGTCGCAGAACGCGCCGCGCCGCGCCATCCGCATCCTGAAGCCGGTCACCGTGACCGAGGGCAACAAGAGCGCCACCTTCACGCCGGACCACGGCACGGGCTTCAGCTTCGAGATCGACTTCGCCAGCAAGGCGATTGCCCAGCAGAGCCATGAGTTGGAGCTGGACGCCGAGACCTTCCGCGACGAGATCAGCGCCGCCCGCACCTTCGGCTTCCTCCACGAGGTCGAGGGGCTGCGCAAGATGGGCCTCGCCCGCGGCGGTTCGCTGGACAACGCGGTGGTCATCTCCGGCGACGAGGTGATGAACGAAGGCGGCCTGCGCTTCGACGACGAGTTCGTGCGCCACAAGATCCTGGACGCGGTCGGCGATCTCTATCTGGCCGGCGCGATGTTCGTCGGCCACTTCCACGGCGTCCGCTCCGGCCACGCCCTGAACAACCAGCTGCTGCGCGCGCTGTTCGCCGACGCCAGCGCCTGGTGCTACGAGACCCCGCCGAGCACGGCGCTGCCGGGCGCCGTCTGGAACGCGACCAAGCGGCTCGCCGTCGTCGCCTGA
- a CDS encoding outer membrane protein assembly factor BamD: MPRRFSRLPLAALLLASALTACSSTKPEDQYVERPAEQIYQEADAAMREERFKVAAKLYDEVERQHPYSEWAGKAQIMAAYAHYQDLKYDDAILALDRYIQLHPGSPDVAYAYYMRALSYYEQITDVRRDQRMTRMALDALSEVVRRFPDSQYARDAKIKIDLTNDHLAGKEMEVGRFYLKQRQYTAAIGRFRMVIENYQTTSHVPEALHRLVECYLALGITDEAKTAAAVLGHNFPGSEWYTDSYALLVDANVRPERNEKSWISRAWSSLF, from the coding sequence ATGCCCCGCCGTTTTTCCCGTCTGCCGCTTGCGGCCCTCCTCCTGGCTTCCGCCCTGACCGCCTGCTCCTCGACCAAACCCGAGGACCAGTATGTCGAGCGCCCGGCCGAGCAGATCTACCAAGAGGCCGACGCCGCCATGCGGGAGGAGCGGTTCAAGGTGGCCGCCAAGCTCTATGACGAGGTGGAGCGCCAGCACCCCTATTCCGAATGGGCGGGCAAGGCGCAGATCATGGCGGCCTACGCCCATTACCAGGATCTGAAGTACGACGACGCGATCCTGGCGCTCGACCGCTACATCCAGCTCCATCCGGGCAGCCCGGACGTCGCCTACGCCTACTACATGCGGGCTCTGTCCTATTACGAGCAGATCACCGACGTCCGCCGCGACCAGCGCATGACCCGTATGGCGCTCGACGCGCTGTCGGAGGTCGTGCGCCGCTTCCCGGACAGCCAGTACGCCCGCGACGCCAAGATCAAGATCGACCTGACCAACGACCATCTCGCCGGCAAGGAGATGGAGGTCGGGCGCTTTTATCTGAAGCAGCGCCAGTACACCGCCGCCATCGGCCGGTTCCGCATGGTGATTGAAAACTACCAGACCACCTCCCACGTCCCTGAGGCGCTGCACCGGCTGGTGGAGTGCTATCTGGCGCTGGGTATCACGGACGAGGCGAAGACCGCCGCCGCCGTGCTCGGCCACAACTTCCCCGGCAGCGAATGGTACACGGACAGCTACGCACTGCTGGTGGACGCCAACGTGCGTCCGGAGCGAAACGAGAAGTCCTGGATCAGCAGAGCCTGGAGCTCCCTGTTCTAG
- the ftsZ gene encoding cell division protein FtsZ, protein MINVTIPSIEPELKPRITVFGVGGAGGNAVNNMIKSNLEGVDFVVGNTDAQALKGSLCEKRVQLGTTMTRGLGAGSKPDVGRASAEEQLEEIIGHLEGANMVFITAGMGGGTGTGAAPVIARAARERGLLTVGVVTKPFHFEGAHRMRLAESGIAELQQYVDTLIIIPNQNLFRIANEKTTFADAFKMADDVLHSGVRGVTDLMVMPGLINLDFADIRSVMTEMGKAMMGTGEAGGERRAIEAAEAAISNPLLDDVSMKGARGVLINITGGYDMTLFEVDEAANRVRDEVDPDANIIFGSTFDSSLDGVMRVSVVATGIDAAAMSNPRTLHPVNLSLVSDRNGGNGGPKKPAGAAGLTQAAPAPLASSGPVAPAIPGAGLAPRPMGGVAQPQVQPPVHPSEFQQHVPVQQPVQQPIEPMAQHAPQHAPHPHMPMSHDPMQPVETAPARNVATGPLHSERRDGHFIAPKAADPGPRQPSVPMSSQLASAPQAEPPARKPNFLFGLVTGLAGRKADPAPQPAPQPQHQPQHHHQPQQHQPQQHQPQHQQPVMPQPPMAAPQPPMQAPRPQATGADGTTQRIDEEALDIPAFLRRQAN, encoded by the coding sequence ATGATCAACGTGACCATCCCCAGCATCGAGCCCGAACTGAAGCCCCGCATCACCGTCTTCGGTGTCGGCGGCGCCGGCGGCAACGCCGTGAACAACATGATCAAGTCCAACCTGGAAGGCGTGGACTTCGTCGTGGGCAACACCGACGCTCAGGCCCTGAAGGGCTCGCTCTGCGAGAAGCGCGTCCAGCTCGGCACCACCATGACCCGCGGCCTGGGCGCCGGCTCCAAGCCGGACGTCGGCCGCGCCTCCGCCGAGGAGCAGCTCGAGGAGATCATCGGTCACCTCGAAGGCGCCAACATGGTGTTCATCACCGCCGGCATGGGCGGCGGCACCGGCACCGGTGCGGCCCCGGTCATCGCCCGCGCCGCCCGCGAGCGCGGCCTGCTGACCGTCGGCGTGGTGACCAAGCCCTTCCATTTCGAGGGCGCGCACCGCATGCGGCTGGCCGAATCGGGCATCGCCGAGCTGCAGCAGTACGTCGACACGCTGATCATCATCCCGAACCAGAACCTGTTCCGCATCGCCAACGAGAAGACGACCTTCGCGGACGCCTTCAAGATGGCCGACGACGTTCTGCATTCCGGCGTGCGCGGCGTGACCGACCTGATGGTGATGCCCGGCCTCATCAACCTCGACTTCGCCGACATCCGCTCCGTCATGACCGAGATGGGCAAGGCGATGATGGGCACCGGTGAGGCCGGCGGCGAGCGCCGCGCCATCGAGGCCGCCGAGGCCGCCATCTCCAACCCGCTGCTCGACGACGTGTCGATGAAGGGGGCCCGCGGCGTCCTCATCAACATCACCGGCGGCTACGACATGACCCTGTTCGAGGTCGACGAGGCGGCGAACCGCGTCCGCGACGAGGTCGATCCGGACGCCAACATCATCTTCGGCTCCACCTTCGACAGCTCGCTGGACGGGGTGATGCGCGTGTCGGTGGTCGCCACCGGCATCGACGCTGCGGCCATGTCCAACCCGCGCACCCTGCACCCGGTCAACCTGTCGCTGGTCTCCGACCGCAACGGCGGCAACGGCGGCCCCAAGAAGCCCGCCGGAGCGGCCGGCCTGACCCAGGCCGCCCCGGCTCCGCTCGCCTCCTCCGGTCCGGTCGCCCCGGCGATCCCCGGCGCCGGCTTGGCTCCGCGCCCGATGGGCGGGGTCGCGCAGCCGCAGGTCCAGCCGCCGGTCCATCCGTCGGAGTTCCAGCAGCACGTTCCGGTCCAGCAGCCGGTCCAGCAGCCGATCGAGCCGATGGCTCAGCACGCCCCGCAGCATGCGCCCCACCCGCACATGCCGATGAGCCACGACCCCATGCAGCCGGTGGAAACCGCTCCGGCCCGCAACGTCGCCACCGGTCCGCTGCACAGCGAGCGCCGCGACGGCCACTTCATCGCCCCGAAGGCCGCCGATCCGGGCCCGCGCCAGCCCTCCGTGCCGATGTCGAGCCAGCTCGCCTCCGCCCCCCAGGCGGAGCCGCCGGCCCGCAAGCCGAACTTCCTGTTCGGTCTGGTCACCGGTCTGGCCGGCCGCAAGGCCGACCCGGCGCCGCAGCCGGCCCCCCAGCCGCAGCATCAGCCGCAGCACCACCATCAGCCGCAGCAGCATCAGCCGCAGCAGCATCAGCCGCAGCACCAGCAGCCGGTGATGCCGCAGCCGCCGATGGCCGCGCCGCAGCCGCCGATGCAGGCCCCGCGCCCGCAGGCGACGGGCGCCGACGGCACCACCCAGAGGATCGACGAGGAAGCGCTGGACATCCCCGCCTTCCTGCGCCGTCAGGCCAACTGA
- a CDS encoding protein phosphatase CheZ, which produces MRNLSKPFMAELQKARRTGNPYQAVADDAAALAPALASLPSGPVTVDNSDVIRAISDLGAKLDRFLTMDAQQIDQIQVEIADISGRIKATKVEMAAIRHPLAGDDKFVQASQELNAVVSATEAATNTIMACAEELEEVVHELKSSLPEGYHADRVNDMNDVIVRIYEACNFQDLTGQRITKVVRALSFIEERVDAMMSHWNKREFEAMPLPPTVTKMDETLELHGPADHQEMGNISQADIDALFG; this is translated from the coding sequence ATGAGGAATCTCTCGAAACCCTTCATGGCGGAGCTTCAGAAGGCCCGCCGGACCGGCAACCCCTACCAGGCGGTGGCGGATGACGCCGCCGCCCTGGCGCCGGCGCTGGCGTCGCTGCCGTCCGGTCCGGTCACCGTGGACAACAGCGACGTCATCCGCGCCATCAGCGATCTCGGTGCGAAGCTCGACCGCTTCCTGACCATGGACGCCCAGCAGATCGACCAGATCCAGGTCGAGATCGCCGACATCTCCGGCCGCATCAAGGCCACCAAGGTGGAGATGGCGGCGATTCGCCACCCGCTGGCCGGCGACGACAAGTTCGTGCAGGCGTCGCAGGAGCTGAACGCCGTCGTCTCGGCGACGGAGGCCGCGACCAACACCATCATGGCCTGCGCCGAGGAGCTGGAGGAGGTCGTCCACGAGCTGAAGTCGTCGCTGCCGGAGGGCTACCACGCCGACCGCGTCAACGACATGAACGACGTGATCGTCCGCATCTACGAGGCCTGCAACTTCCAGGACCTGACCGGCCAGCGCATCACCAAGGTCGTCCGCGCCCTGTCCTTCATCGAGGAGCGCGTCGACGCCATGATGAGCCACTGGAACAAGCGCGAGTTCGAGGCGATGCCTCTGCCGCCCACCGTCACCAAGATGGACGAGACGCTGGAGCTGCACGGCCCGGCCGACCATCAGGAGATGGGCAACATCAGCCAGGCCGACATCGACGCCCTGTTCGGCTGA
- a CDS encoding globin-coupled sensor protein: MDRGIQAGTQGGIQERLSFLRIGGDTATLLKEAWSIAEPQLPIILKDFYDHLLAIPELRTILDGKSVERLKEAQVNHWRHLFSGSFDDVYLTRVKAVGQAHYRIGLHPRWYFGAYRLVMGRLGGLIGERHRRDAPRAMRIMGAVETAIFLDLDLSFDAYSTAVMTMTNRMLVELAENFRDTVQGAIETVGHSAAAVNAATGAVRDIAQDTGVRTEHLTVAVAGTASNARAIAAAAEELTATNHSVVSRMESAFSIVDDAQAATQRSTEAVTALAGIAGRIGGTLKLINAIANQTNLLALNATIEAARAGEAGRGFSVVAAEVKVLAKQTAGATEDITRLLQEIDGATGRTRDEIAGIGTVVGALRTHSQDVLSIMGQQNDATREIAQNIHEASRSAERMSDEAGHLADGARSVMASVEDAFHTTARLTGTADELRAALDKFLSHMMSLRVAA; the protein is encoded by the coding sequence ATGGACCGTGGCATTCAAGCCGGCACTCAAGGCGGGATTCAGGAACGCCTCTCCTTTCTGCGGATTGGTGGTGACACGGCCACGCTTCTGAAGGAAGCCTGGAGCATCGCCGAGCCGCAGCTGCCTATCATTCTCAAGGACTTCTACGACCACCTCCTCGCCATTCCGGAACTCCGGACGATCCTGGACGGAAAATCCGTCGAGCGGCTGAAGGAAGCCCAGGTCAACCACTGGCGACATCTCTTTTCCGGGAGCTTCGACGACGTCTATCTGACGCGCGTGAAGGCGGTGGGCCAGGCGCATTACCGCATCGGCCTGCACCCGCGCTGGTATTTCGGAGCCTACCGGCTGGTCATGGGACGGCTGGGCGGTCTGATCGGCGAGCGGCACCGCCGCGACGCGCCGCGCGCCATGAGGATCATGGGGGCGGTGGAAACCGCGATCTTCCTCGACCTCGACCTGTCCTTCGACGCCTACAGCACCGCCGTGATGACCATGACCAACCGGATGCTGGTCGAACTGGCGGAGAATTTCCGCGACACCGTGCAGGGCGCCATCGAAACCGTCGGCCACTCGGCGGCGGCGGTCAACGCGGCGACCGGCGCGGTGCGCGACATCGCCCAGGACACCGGCGTGCGCACCGAGCATCTGACCGTCGCGGTCGCCGGCACCGCCAGCAACGCCCGCGCCATCGCCGCCGCCGCCGAGGAGCTGACCGCCACCAACCACAGCGTGGTGTCGCGCATGGAGAGCGCCTTCTCCATCGTCGACGACGCGCAGGCCGCCACCCAGCGCTCGACCGAGGCGGTCACCGCGCTGGCCGGGATCGCCGGGCGGATCGGCGGGACGCTGAAGCTGATCAACGCCATCGCCAACCAGACCAACCTGCTGGCGCTGAACGCCACCATCGAGGCGGCCCGCGCCGGCGAGGCCGGGCGCGGCTTCTCCGTGGTGGCGGCGGAGGTGAAGGTGCTTGCCAAGCAGACCGCCGGAGCCACCGAGGACATCACCCGCCTGCTTCAGGAGATCGACGGCGCGACGGGCCGGACCCGCGACGAGATCGCCGGGATTGGGACGGTGGTCGGGGCGCTGCGCACCCATTCGCAGGACGTGCTGTCCATCATGGGCCAGCAGAACGACGCCACCCGCGAGATCGCCCAGAACATCCATGAGGCCAGCCGCTCCGCGGAGCGCATGTCCGATGAGGCCGGGCATCTCGCCGACGGCGCGCGGTCGGTCATGGCGTCGGTCGAGGACGCCTTCCACACCACCGCGCGGCTGACCGGGACGGCGGACGAACTGCGCGCCGCGCTGGACAAGTTCCTGTCGCACATGATGTCGCTGCGCGTGGCGGCGTGA
- the ligA gene encoding NAD-dependent DNA ligase LigA — protein MNDLFDTPAALRSIPVEELTVEQAQAELAALAQEIAHHDRLYHQQDKPEISDADYDALVRRNNGIEARYPELRRADSPSLRVGAAPAAGFRKVRHALPMLSLGNAFEPEEAHEFVARVRRFLGLSDDAPLEFVAEPKIDGLSCSLRYENGRLVLAATRGDGTEGEDVTANVRTIKDVPQTLKAPYPAVLEVRGEVYMNRDDFLAMNRAYAERGEDLFANPRNAAAGSLRQKDSKITASRPLCFFGYALGELSEPIADTQWGIRERLRGWGFSLNRPANLCDGAEALLTHYRKIGEERSALPFDIDGVVYKVNSLELQQRLGFVSRAPRWAIAHKFPAEQAQTRLTGITIQVGRTGALTPVAELEDITVGGVVVSRATLHNEDEIARKDIRIGDLVTVQRAGDVIPQIVGVVEGQRPDDAVPYVFPDHCPVCGSLAVREPDEAVRRCTGGLICAAQAKERLRHFVSRNAFDIEGLGEKTIEEFWEDGLIRSPVDIFTLERRVAAGEIAILGRPGWKEKSVENLFAAINQRRERIDLHRFIFALGIRHIGEVTAKSLARHYGSIDGWLEGMERAVANMPGDAWRDLHALSGLGPVKADALLVWFADPENLPKLDFYAGQEALRLDSVIKLLGIKKVDSRAAQALAERYGALADWKAAMLAAVGAQPGPGWGELVAIPDVGEVAAEELAGFFQEERNRAIINDLRAAGVRVADAERPKAASGSPVAGKTVVFTGTLETMTRTEAKTRAESLGAKVAGSVSAKTDYVVCGADAGSKAAKARDLGVTILSEQEWAELIAG, from the coding sequence ATGAACGACCTGTTCGACACCCCCGCCGCGCTCCGCAGCATCCCCGTGGAGGAGCTGACGGTGGAGCAGGCGCAGGCGGAACTGGCCGCGCTGGCCCAGGAGATCGCTCACCACGACCGGCTCTACCACCAGCAGGACAAGCCGGAGATTTCCGACGCCGACTATGACGCGCTGGTCCGCCGCAACAACGGGATCGAGGCGCGCTATCCGGAGCTGCGCCGGGCCGATTCGCCGTCTCTGCGCGTCGGTGCCGCCCCGGCGGCGGGCTTCCGCAAGGTGCGGCACGCCCTGCCCATGCTGTCGCTCGGCAACGCCTTCGAGCCGGAGGAGGCGCACGAGTTCGTCGCCCGCGTCCGCCGCTTCCTCGGCCTGTCCGACGACGCGCCGTTGGAGTTCGTGGCCGAGCCGAAGATCGACGGGCTGTCCTGCTCGCTGCGCTACGAGAACGGCCGGCTGGTCCTGGCGGCCACCCGCGGCGACGGGACGGAGGGCGAGGACGTGACCGCCAACGTCCGCACCATCAAGGACGTGCCGCAGACCCTGAAGGCTCCCTATCCCGCGGTGCTGGAGGTGCGCGGCGAGGTCTACATGAACCGCGACGACTTCCTGGCGATGAACCGCGCCTACGCGGAGCGGGGTGAGGACCTGTTCGCCAACCCGCGCAACGCCGCCGCCGGCTCGCTGCGCCAGAAGGATTCGAAGATCACCGCGTCGCGCCCGCTCTGCTTCTTCGGCTACGCGCTGGGCGAGCTGTCGGAGCCGATCGCCGACACCCAATGGGGCATCCGCGAGCGGCTGCGCGGCTGGGGCTTCTCGCTGAACCGCCCGGCCAACCTGTGCGACGGCGCCGAAGCCCTGCTGACCCACTACCGCAAGATCGGCGAGGAGCGCTCGGCGCTGCCGTTCGACATCGACGGGGTGGTCTACAAGGTCAACAGCCTGGAGCTTCAGCAGCGGCTCGGCTTCGTCAGCCGGGCGCCGCGCTGGGCCATCGCCCACAAGTTTCCGGCGGAGCAGGCGCAGACCCGTCTGACGGGAATCACCATCCAGGTCGGCCGCACCGGCGCCCTGACCCCGGTGGCCGAGCTGGAGGACATCACCGTCGGCGGCGTGGTGGTCAGCCGCGCCACCCTGCACAACGAGGACGAGATCGCCCGCAAGGACATCCGCATCGGCGATCTGGTGACCGTCCAGCGGGCCGGCGACGTGATCCCGCAGATCGTCGGGGTGGTGGAGGGGCAGCGCCCCGACGACGCCGTGCCCTACGTCTTCCCCGACCATTGCCCGGTCTGCGGCAGCCTCGCCGTGCGCGAGCCGGACGAGGCGGTGCGCCGCTGCACCGGCGGCCTGATCTGCGCCGCCCAGGCCAAGGAGCGGCTGCGCCATTTCGTGTCGCGCAACGCCTTCGACATCGAGGGGCTGGGCGAGAAGACCATCGAGGAGTTCTGGGAGGACGGGCTGATCCGCTCTCCCGTGGACATCTTCACGCTGGAGCGCCGGGTGGCGGCGGGCGAGATCGCCATCCTCGGCCGTCCTGGCTGGAAGGAGAAGTCGGTCGAGAACCTGTTCGCCGCGATCAACCAGCGGCGCGAGCGCATCGACCTGCACCGCTTCATCTTCGCGCTGGGCATCCGCCACATCGGCGAGGTGACCGCCAAGTCGCTGGCCCGCCATTACGGCTCCATCGACGGCTGGCTGGAAGGGATGGAGCGCGCCGTCGCCAACATGCCGGGCGACGCATGGCGCGACCTGCACGCTCTGAGCGGCCTCGGCCCGGTGAAGGCCGACGCGCTGCTCGTCTGGTTCGCCGACCCGGAGAACCTGCCGAAGCTGGACTTCTACGCCGGCCAGGAGGCGCTGCGGCTGGACAGCGTGATCAAGCTGCTGGGCATCAAGAAGGTGGACAGCCGGGCCGCCCAGGCGCTGGCCGAGCGCTACGGCGCCCTGGCGGACTGGAAGGCGGCGATGCTCGCCGCGGTCGGCGCGCAGCCCGGCCCCGGCTGGGGCGAGCTGGTCGCCATCCCCGACGTGGGCGAGGTCGCCGCGGAGGAGCTGGCCGGCTTCTTCCAGGAGGAGCGCAACCGCGCCATCATCAACGACCTGCGCGCGGCCGGCGTCCGGGTGGCCGACGCCGAGCGCCCGAAGGCGGCCAGCGGCTCCCCCGTCGCCGGCAAGACGGTGGTCTTCACCGGCACGCTGGAGACCATGACCCGCACCGAGGCCAAGACCCGCGCCGAGTCGCTGGGGGCCAAGGTCGCCGGCTCGGTCTCGGCCAAGACCGACTACGTGGTCTGCGGGGCGGACGCGGGCAGCAAGGCCGCCAAGGCGCGCGACCTGGGCGTGACCATCCTCAGCGAGCAGGAGTGGGCCGAACTGATCGCCGGCTGA